A genome region from Pseudomonas sp. S06B 330 includes the following:
- the pvdO gene encoding dihydropyoverdine dehydrogenase has translation MNSPKPRTSTAKAITGLALGALFASLVPGLVQASEPPKPGEVFKDCKDCPELVVLPAGTFTMGTPEDEQGREADEGPMHEVTFAKPLAMSRFQVLSGEWNAYLKDSGYTMPNGDDRPGRECLAGVPRYALSDEYKRGDKHRYPAVCMDFHEAQAYAAWLSKKTGKHYRLLSEAEREYAARGGSKGPQPFPRDEGKAYSIAKHANTYGPEDGFSYLAPAGSYAPNAFGIYDAHGNVYEWTADCQNDSYAGAPSDGSAWTQGDCVVRMIRGNDWTEAPIFSRSGNRNYRRPETRGDWIGFRVVREL, from the coding sequence ATGAACTCACCGAAGCCCCGCACCTCGACCGCCAAGGCTATTACGGGCCTGGCCCTCGGCGCCCTGTTCGCCAGCCTCGTCCCCGGCCTGGTCCAGGCCAGCGAACCGCCCAAGCCAGGCGAAGTGTTCAAAGACTGCAAGGATTGCCCGGAGCTGGTTGTACTACCGGCCGGCACTTTCACCATGGGCACGCCGGAAGACGAACAGGGCCGCGAGGCCGATGAAGGCCCGATGCACGAGGTAACCTTCGCCAAGCCCTTGGCCATGAGCCGCTTTCAGGTGCTCAGCGGTGAGTGGAATGCCTACCTCAAGGACAGCGGCTACACGATGCCCAATGGCGACGACCGCCCTGGCCGCGAATGCCTTGCCGGCGTACCGCGCTACGCGCTCAGCGACGAGTACAAGCGCGGCGACAAGCATCGCTATCCGGCCGTGTGCATGGACTTCCACGAAGCCCAAGCTTATGCCGCCTGGCTGTCGAAAAAGACAGGTAAACACTATCGCCTGCTCAGCGAAGCCGAACGCGAATACGCCGCCCGCGGCGGCAGCAAAGGCCCGCAGCCCTTCCCGCGTGATGAAGGCAAGGCCTACAGCATTGCCAAGCATGCCAACACCTATGGCCCCGAAGACGGCTTCAGCTACCTTGCCCCGGCGGGCAGCTACGCGCCTAACGCCTTTGGCATCTACGACGCCCACGGCAACGTCTATGAGTGGACCGCCGACTGCCAGAACGACAGCTACGCGGGTGCGCCCAGTGACGGCAGCGCCTGGACCCAAGGCGATTGCGTGGTACGCATGATCCGCGGCAACGACTGGACCGAAGCGCCGATTTTCTCCCGCTCCGGCAACCGTAATTACCGCCGGCCGGAAACCCGCGGCGACTGGATCGGCTTTCGCGTGGTACGCGAACTCTGA
- a CDS encoding non-ribosomal peptide synthetase produces the protein MINPEYSLPEDDLLALLMADEAGTPDAIAANTDQQPQPLSFAQQRLWFVQQFAPQSSAYNVPRALSLEGELAADALQAALQQVIQRHDILRTRFEEIDGLPMQVLEPQAYLQLQREDLSALGTEERDTQLQQRLLAEAAKPFDLSGAPLIRASLIRLAQDRHVLLLNMHHIVSDAWSNPILMQDLASAYRSALQGDSQALPRPAIQYADYARWQRQDYPATPQHAKAARYWREYLGEQIVPLDLPVDRPRAEDRVAVAGSFTAHLPAPLLSRLNAFCQAHGLTPFVVMLGAWQLLLGRHAGQSDFTVGVPNASRNQAQTQELVGYFVSSQIYRAQLDGSQPVLSFLHVLREQSLAALEHADYPVELILEDLQLQRSSQANPLFQTLFNWRVDAGEQGPLRFVDLALEFLALGQQEAKFDLSLDIAYSPRNLQARFEYDSTLFEAARVERLARHWQNLLADLLERPQCALGELTLFDRDEQRALLAAGNPNAVARPNLPAVHLQVAAQAARTPERLAVACAGQSLSYADLECRANRLAHRLIELGVGPEVFVGVALERSVELVVSLLAILKAGGAYLPLDPNYPRERLTYMMQDSGITLVLQPAEHNHGIPLPTGIQALYLSGTGDELLSYPGVAPQVAVDPEHLAYMIYTSGSTGQPKGVQVRHGALANHMAWMQQALQLQAEDRVLQKTAISFDASVWEFWLPLQNGAQLQLASPALSQDLSLLWQEIAAERITVLQMAPSLLQALLAQADAAQLASLRLVLLGGEALGAALVTQLQALWRGRIINLYGPTEATIDSCHHSIDGLVDSAIASIGLPIDNVRVYVLDAQLQACPQGSAGELCIAGAGLARGYHQRPGLTAERFVPDPFASNGERLYRSGDLARRRADGNLDYLSRIDHQVKIRGLRIELGEIEAHLLQQPGIAEAAVLAQPTANGAQLVAYLASAQTFEHTAASLRDALLQSLPDYMVPAHYLFLDSLPLTANGKLDRRALPALDTPQGQRAYQAPGDALEQQISTIWQDVLKLDPIGVNDNFFELGGDSILSIQVVSRARQAGIRFTPKDLFKHQTIRSLAQVAQWGENSVQTDQGPVHGEAPLLPIQQAFFASDIDRRQQWNQSVMLKPATALQPDTLRQALAVLVEHHDALRLRFRQDDNGWHAIHGAVADAGELLWRCPVADAQALEAVSNEAQRSLDLNNGPLLRAVLMTLADGSQRLLLVIHHLVVDGVSWRILFEDLQQVYQQLEVGQVPKLMAKTSAFKAWGERLREHARSTAVQAELHYWQTQLQGAVGDLPGANAQGSLLGRYAGSVAVQLSQAHTRQLLQSAPAAYRTQINDLLLTALARAVQRWSGQTEVLVQLESHGREELFDDIDLTRSVGWFTSLYPVRLSPQAELGSSIKTIKEQLRAVPNKGIGYGALRYLGDSTVREQLAALAQPRITFNYLGQFDGSFDGDNGALFSPSGEPVGEERSADTPLGNWLTINSQIYDNRLNMAWNFSQQMFTQAQIEQLAQHCREALEQLIEHCSSGAHLGLTPSDFPLATLSQQQLDALPIPVRNIDDIFPLSPMQEGLLVHTLLEKHSGIYFMQECYTIREAIDYTLFDAAWQQVVQRYEAIRASFLWNTGGELLQVIHRNSKVQVELLDLSDLALEQAEPRIIDLLREEREAGFDLAKEPPIRFKLIKLADQSHRFVMSNHHILIDAWCRSLLMADFFEIYHAAREGRPSQLSTPYRFRNFIEWLQAQDPLAAQQFWQAQLQGLEQATPLPTDRPQVSAAAHSVIDDNYTWLSSEQSAQLLEAANQQRLTVNTFVQAAWALTLHHHSRSRDIVFGVTVSGRPAHIPEMQDTVGLFINSVPLRITLPSPDLRSSTLDWLHGILETNVSLREYDYLPLVNIQACSELQKGQQLFDSLFVFENAPMAASVGLDAQDMGVISESSRTHTNYPITVVVYPGEQLGLHLSYDTRYFDRATMDTLLAQFQQFLIALPGQLQAPLEQVAQLERGEHREWILQHNQTEVTHALDRSFIELFEAQVDQHGQQQVASCQDRAWNYAELDRQANRVGHALLAHGVTQDQPVALLAERSLELLASIVGAFKAGAGYLPLDPSHPDERIANILAASRTPVLICSARYEQRAQALLATLAQPVQLLVWETLLAGDYSDSRPGIYSAPNSLAYVIFTSGSTGLPKGVMVEQAGMLNNQLSKVPYLSLDRTDIIAQTASQSFDISVWQFLTALLCGAQVRIIPDEVSKHPARLLAEIEQQRVTVVEIVPALIQALLEEQHSELAALRWLLPTGEALPAETAAAWLQRYPRIPLINAYGPAECSDDVAFYQIDPASTARTYIPIGYPTDNNRLYLLDDYLCPVPDGAVGELCIAGVGVGRGYCADPGKTVSVFVPNPFALQPGERLYKTGDLARRRKDDGALEYLGRVDQQVKVNGFRIELGEIEAQISQFPGIREAAVLVVEHALGKQLVAFLTLESESRADHGGLDALRSFLKRRLPVYMNPSLYQVLEQMPRNANGKLDRKALARLETHGPEHLFRAPESALQQAVARIWQTVLKAEQVGLDDNFFALGGNSLLATQVTSRIHLELAIEAPLAALFESASLEDFARRLPAPVAPTTETELTDLFDLLDVLETQ, from the coding sequence ATGATAAACCCAGAGTACTCCCTTCCCGAAGACGACCTGCTGGCCTTGCTCATGGCCGACGAGGCAGGTACCCCGGACGCCATCGCAGCCAACACCGACCAGCAGCCACAACCGCTGTCGTTCGCCCAGCAACGTTTGTGGTTTGTGCAACAGTTCGCGCCACAGAGTTCTGCCTATAACGTGCCTCGCGCCTTGTCGCTGGAGGGTGAACTGGCGGCCGATGCCCTGCAAGCAGCACTGCAGCAGGTTATCCAGCGCCATGACATCCTCAGAACGCGTTTCGAGGAAATCGACGGCCTGCCCATGCAAGTGCTTGAGCCGCAGGCGTACCTGCAGCTGCAACGCGAGGACCTGTCAGCTCTCGGTACAGAGGAACGCGATACCCAGTTGCAGCAGCGACTACTGGCTGAGGCGGCAAAGCCGTTCGACCTGAGCGGCGCACCACTGATCCGCGCCAGCCTGATCCGCCTGGCGCAAGACCGTCATGTGCTGCTGCTGAACATGCACCATATTGTCTCGGACGCCTGGTCCAACCCGATTCTCATGCAAGACCTGGCCAGCGCTTACCGCAGCGCCTTGCAAGGCGACAGCCAGGCCCTACCGCGCCCGGCCATCCAATACGCCGACTATGCCCGTTGGCAGCGCCAGGACTACCCCGCTACACCGCAGCATGCCAAGGCTGCCCGCTACTGGCGCGAGTACCTGGGCGAGCAGATTGTTCCGCTCGACTTGCCCGTAGACCGCCCTCGCGCCGAAGACCGGGTGGCGGTCGCTGGCAGCTTCACCGCGCACCTGCCTGCGCCCCTGCTGAGCCGCCTCAATGCCTTCTGCCAGGCTCACGGCCTGACCCCGTTCGTGGTCATGCTCGGTGCCTGGCAACTGCTGCTCGGTCGTCATGCCGGGCAGAGCGACTTTACCGTTGGCGTGCCCAACGCCAGCCGCAACCAGGCCCAGACCCAGGAACTGGTGGGTTACTTCGTCAGCAGCCAGATCTACCGTGCGCAGCTTGATGGCAGCCAACCGGTACTGAGTTTTTTACACGTGCTACGCGAGCAGTCGCTGGCCGCCCTGGAGCATGCCGACTACCCCGTGGAGCTGATCCTCGAGGACTTGCAGCTGCAGCGTAGCAGCCAGGCCAACCCGCTGTTCCAGACCCTGTTCAATTGGCGTGTCGACGCCGGCGAACAGGGCCCGCTGCGTTTTGTTGACCTGGCGTTGGAATTCCTCGCGCTGGGTCAGCAGGAAGCCAAATTCGACCTGTCGCTGGACATCGCCTACAGCCCGCGCAACCTCCAGGCCCGCTTCGAATACGACAGCACCTTGTTCGAGGCGGCCCGTGTTGAGCGCCTGGCCCGCCACTGGCAGAACCTGTTGGCTGACCTGCTCGAACGGCCACAGTGCGCGCTGGGCGAGCTGACCCTGTTCGACCGCGACGAGCAACGGGCGCTATTGGCCGCTGGCAATCCTAACGCCGTGGCGCGGCCAAACTTGCCCGCCGTGCATCTGCAGGTCGCTGCACAAGCCGCCCGCACGCCTGAGCGCCTGGCCGTGGCGTGCGCCGGGCAATCGCTCAGCTATGCCGACCTCGAATGCCGGGCCAATCGCCTTGCCCATCGGCTGATTGAACTGGGGGTGGGGCCCGAAGTGTTCGTCGGCGTCGCCCTGGAGCGCAGCGTCGAACTGGTGGTCAGCTTGCTGGCAATCCTCAAGGCCGGAGGTGCCTACCTGCCGCTGGACCCGAATTACCCGCGCGAACGCCTGACCTACATGATGCAGGACAGCGGCATCACGCTGGTCTTGCAGCCGGCTGAGCACAACCACGGCATCCCGTTGCCGACGGGTATCCAGGCGCTGTACCTGAGTGGCACCGGCGACGAACTGTTGAGCTATCCCGGCGTCGCGCCCCAGGTAGCGGTCGACCCTGAGCACCTGGCCTACATGATCTACACCTCCGGTTCCACCGGCCAACCCAAGGGCGTTCAGGTTCGCCACGGGGCGCTGGCCAACCACATGGCCTGGATGCAGCAGGCGTTGCAACTCCAGGCCGAGGACCGGGTACTGCAAAAGACCGCGATCAGCTTCGATGCCTCGGTCTGGGAATTCTGGCTGCCCCTGCAAAACGGCGCCCAGTTGCAACTGGCCAGCCCAGCCCTGAGCCAGGACCTGTCGCTGCTGTGGCAAGAGATCGCGGCCGAGCGCATCACCGTGCTGCAGATGGCGCCGTCGCTGTTGCAGGCGCTCTTGGCCCAGGCTGACGCGGCTCAGTTGGCCAGCCTGCGCCTGGTGCTGCTCGGCGGTGAAGCCCTGGGCGCGGCGCTGGTCACTCAATTGCAAGCGCTGTGGCGCGGTCGCATCATCAACCTCTACGGCCCCACTGAAGCGACCATCGACAGTTGCCACCACAGCATTGACGGCCTGGTCGACAGCGCCATTGCCTCGATCGGCCTGCCGATCGACAACGTCCGCGTCTATGTACTCGACGCTCAGTTGCAAGCGTGCCCACAAGGCAGTGCCGGTGAACTGTGCATCGCCGGTGCTGGCCTGGCCCGCGGCTACCACCAGCGTCCAGGCCTGACCGCCGAGCGTTTCGTACCCGATCCTTTCGCCAGCAACGGTGAGCGCCTGTACCGCAGCGGCGACCTCGCGCGCCGCCGTGCCGACGGCAATCTGGATTACCTGAGCCGTATCGATCACCAGGTCAAGATCCGTGGCCTGCGCATCGAGCTGGGCGAGATTGAAGCCCACTTGCTGCAACAGCCAGGTATCGCCGAAGCGGCGGTACTGGCACAACCGACCGCCAACGGTGCACAACTGGTCGCGTACCTGGCCAGCGCCCAAACCTTCGAGCATACCGCCGCCAGCCTGCGCGACGCCCTGCTGCAGAGCCTGCCGGATTATATGGTCCCGGCCCATTACCTGTTCCTCGACAGCCTGCCGCTGACCGCCAACGGCAAGCTCGATCGCCGCGCCCTGCCCGCCCTCGACACGCCCCAGGGACAACGCGCATACCAGGCACCTGGGGATGCCCTGGAGCAACAGATCAGCACCATCTGGCAGGACGTGCTCAAGCTCGATCCGATCGGCGTCAATGACAACTTCTTCGAACTGGGCGGTGATTCGATCCTGTCCATCCAGGTGGTCAGCCGCGCCCGCCAGGCAGGCATCCGCTTCACCCCCAAAGACCTGTTCAAACACCAGACCATCCGCAGCCTGGCCCAGGTTGCGCAATGGGGTGAAAACAGCGTCCAGACCGATCAGGGCCCGGTACACGGCGAAGCCCCCCTGCTGCCGATCCAGCAGGCCTTCTTTGCCAGTGACATCGACCGCCGCCAGCAGTGGAACCAGTCGGTGATGCTCAAGCCCGCCACCGCCCTGCAGCCGGACACCCTGCGCCAAGCCCTGGCCGTGCTGGTCGAACACCACGACGCGCTGCGCCTGCGCTTTCGCCAGGACGACAACGGCTGGCACGCCATCCATGGCGCCGTAGCCGACGCAGGCGAACTGCTGTGGCGATGTCCAGTGGCTGATGCCCAAGCGCTGGAAGCCGTCAGTAACGAGGCCCAACGCAGCCTCGACCTGAACAATGGACCATTGCTGCGCGCGGTACTGATGACCCTCGCCGACGGCAGCCAGCGCCTGTTACTGGTGATCCACCATCTGGTGGTCGATGGTGTGTCCTGGCGCATCCTGTTCGAAGACCTGCAGCAGGTCTACCAGCAACTTGAAGTCGGGCAAGTACCCAAGCTGATGGCCAAGACCAGTGCGTTCAAAGCCTGGGGAGAGCGCCTGCGCGAGCACGCCCGCAGCACCGCGGTCCAAGCCGAGTTGCACTACTGGCAGACGCAACTGCAGGGCGCAGTCGGCGACCTGCCGGGCGCCAATGCCCAAGGCAGCCTGCTTGGCCGCTACGCCGGCAGCGTCGCAGTGCAATTGAGCCAAGCCCACACCCGTCAGTTGTTGCAGAGTGCCCCCGCCGCCTACCGCACGCAAATCAACGACCTGCTGCTGACCGCCCTGGCCCGTGCCGTACAGCGCTGGAGTGGCCAGACTGAGGTGCTGGTACAGCTGGAAAGCCACGGCCGTGAAGAGCTGTTCGACGACATCGACCTGACCCGCAGCGTCGGCTGGTTCACCAGCCTCTACCCGGTGCGCTTGTCGCCCCAGGCTGAGCTGGGCAGCTCAATCAAGACCATCAAGGAACAACTGCGTGCAGTGCCAAACAAGGGCATCGGCTATGGCGCGCTGCGCTACCTGGGCGACAGCACCGTGCGCGAACAGCTCGCGGCGCTGGCTCAACCGCGCATCACCTTCAACTACCTGGGCCAGTTCGACGGCAGCTTCGATGGCGACAACGGTGCCCTGTTCAGCCCAAGTGGCGAACCGGTCGGCGAAGAGAGGAGCGCCGATACCCCACTGGGCAATTGGCTGACGATCAACAGCCAAATCTACGACAACCGCCTGAACATGGCCTGGAACTTCAGCCAGCAGATGTTCACCCAAGCCCAGATTGAGCAACTGGCACAGCACTGCCGCGAGGCGCTGGAGCAACTGATCGAACACTGCAGCAGCGGCGCGCATCTGGGCCTGACGCCTTCGGACTTCCCCCTGGCCACGCTCAGCCAGCAGCAGCTCGACGCTCTGCCGATCCCGGTACGCAACATCGATGACATCTTCCCGCTGTCGCCGATGCAAGAAGGCCTGCTGGTGCATACCCTGCTGGAGAAGCACTCAGGCATCTACTTCATGCAAGAGTGTTACACCATCCGCGAAGCCATCGACTACACCCTGTTCGATGCCGCCTGGCAGCAGGTGGTACAGCGTTACGAGGCGATCCGCGCCTCGTTCCTGTGGAACACCGGCGGCGAGCTGCTGCAGGTGATCCACCGAAACAGCAAGGTGCAGGTCGAGTTGCTCGACCTCAGTGACCTGGCCCTGGAACAGGCCGAACCCCGCATCATCGACTTGCTGCGCGAAGAGCGCGAAGCCGGTTTTGACCTGGCCAAAGAGCCACCGATCCGCTTCAAACTGATCAAGCTGGCCGACCAGAGCCATCGCTTCGTCATGAGCAACCACCACATCCTCATCGATGCCTGGTGTCGTTCACTGCTGATGGCTGACTTTTTCGAGATCTACCACGCCGCACGTGAGGGCCGCCCCAGCCAGCTGAGTACCCCCTATCGCTTTCGCAACTTCATCGAGTGGCTGCAAGCGCAGGATCCGCTAGCCGCGCAACAGTTCTGGCAAGCCCAGCTCCAAGGCCTGGAACAGGCCACACCGTTGCCCACTGACCGCCCGCAGGTCAGCGCTGCAGCGCATTCGGTGATCGACGACAACTACACCTGGCTCAGCAGCGAGCAGAGCGCGCAACTGCTGGAGGCGGCCAACCAGCAGCGGCTGACCGTCAATACCTTCGTCCAGGCTGCCTGGGCGCTGACCCTGCACCATCACAGCCGCTCACGCGACATTGTCTTTGGCGTGACCGTGTCCGGGCGCCCGGCACATATTCCCGAAATGCAGGACACCGTCGGCCTGTTCATCAACAGCGTGCCGCTGCGGATCACGCTGCCGTCACCGGACCTGCGCAGCAGCACCCTGGACTGGCTGCACGGCATCCTCGAGACCAACGTCTCGCTGCGTGAATACGACTACCTACCCCTGGTCAACATCCAGGCCTGCAGTGAGCTGCAAAAGGGCCAGCAACTGTTCGACAGCCTGTTCGTCTTCGAGAATGCGCCGATGGCCGCTTCGGTCGGCCTCGATGCCCAGGACATGGGGGTGATCTCCGAGTCATCGCGTACCCACACCAACTACCCGATTACCGTCGTGGTGTACCCCGGCGAGCAACTCGGTCTGCACCTGTCGTACGACACGCGCTACTTCGACCGGGCGACCATGGACACCTTGCTGGCGCAGTTCCAGCAGTTCCTGATAGCCCTGCCCGGCCAGTTGCAGGCCCCCCTGGAGCAGGTGGCGCAACTGGAGCGTGGCGAGCACCGCGAATGGATCCTGCAGCACAACCAGACCGAAGTGACCCACGCCCTGGACCGCTCGTTCATCGAGCTGTTCGAGGCACAGGTCGATCAACACGGCCAACAGCAAGTCGCCAGTTGCCAGGACCGCGCCTGGAATTATGCCGAGCTGGACCGCCAGGCCAACCGCGTGGGCCATGCCTTGCTCGCCCATGGCGTCACCCAGGACCAACCGGTGGCATTGCTCGCCGAGCGTAGCCTGGAGCTGCTGGCGAGCATCGTCGGCGCCTTCAAGGCCGGCGCCGGTTACCTGCCGCTGGACCCGAGCCACCCCGATGAACGCATTGCCAACATCCTGGCCGCCAGCCGCACCCCGGTACTGATCTGCAGCGCCCGCTATGAACAACGTGCGCAGGCATTGCTGGCAACCCTGGCGCAGCCAGTGCAACTGCTGGTCTGGGAAACGCTGCTCGCCGGCGACTACAGCGATAGCCGTCCGGGCATCTACAGCGCCCCGAACAGCCTGGCCTACGTGATCTTCACCTCGGGTTCCACCGGCCTGCCCAAGGGAGTAATGGTCGAACAGGCAGGCATGCTCAATAACCAGTTGAGCAAGGTGCCGTACCTGAGCCTGGACCGCACCGACATCATCGCCCAGACCGCCTCGCAGTCGTTCGACATCTCGGTCTGGCAGTTCCTGACCGCGCTGCTGTGCGGCGCCCAGGTGCGCATCATTCCCGACGAGGTTTCCAAACATCCGGCACGCCTGCTGGCGGAGATCGAGCAGCAACGGGTGACGGTGGTGGAGATCGTTCCGGCGCTGATCCAGGCCCTGCTCGAAGAGCAGCACAGCGAACTGGCGGCTCTGCGCTGGCTGCTGCCCACCGGCGAAGCGCTGCCTGCCGAGACCGCCGCCGCCTGGTTGCAACGCTACCCGCGCATCCCGCTGATCAATGCCTACGGCCCGGCCGAGTGCTCCGACGACGTGGCGTTCTATCAGATCGACCCGGCTTCGACCGCGCGCACCTACATTCCTATCGGCTACCCCACCGACAACAATCGCCTGTACCTGCTCGATGACTACCTGTGCCCGGTGCCCGACGGCGCCGTGGGTGAACTCTGTATCGCCGGTGTCGGGGTCGGCCGCGGCTACTGCGCGGACCCCGGCAAGACCGTCAGTGTATTCGTGCCCAACCCCTTCGCCTTGCAGCCGGGTGAGCGCCTGTACAAGACCGGCGACCTGGCGCGGCGGCGCAAGGACGATGGCGCCCTGGAATACCTGGGCCGGGTCGACCAGCAGGTCAAGGTCAACGGCTTTCGCATTGAGCTGGGTGAAATCGAGGCACAGATCAGCCAGTTCCCGGGGATTCGCGAAGCCGCAGTGCTGGTGGTTGAGCATGCGCTGGGCAAGCAACTGGTGGCGTTCCTCACCCTGGAGTCAGAGTCGCGTGCCGACCACGGTGGGCTGGACGCCTTGCGCAGCTTCCTCAAGCGCCGCCTGCCGGTCTACATGAACCCCAGCCTGTACCAGGTGCTGGAGCAGATGCCGCGCAATGCCAACGGCAAGCTCGACCGCAAAGCCCTGGCCCGCCTGGAAACCCACGGCCCGGAACACCTGTTCCGCGCGCCAGAAAGTGCACTGCAACAGGCCGTGGCGAGGATCTGGCAGACCGTGCTCAAGGCCGAGCAGGTCGGC
- a CDS encoding cyclic peptide export ABC transporter — MTAASRSATRELLSLLKPYRLVVFSSIVLGIIGGLAVTALLATVNQGLHNDDGMSNGIVLAFIGLCVVALLSSIAADIGTNYVGQHVIARLRKDLGAKVLSAPIEQIERYRSHRLIPVLTHDVDTISDFAFSFAPLAISLTVVVGCLGYLASLSLPIFALTLVAIGLGSAIQYVAQSKGRRGFNAAREAEDDLQKHYQAIAEGAKELRIHRPRRQAMLKRNIEGTADHIRDTHVRSINIFVIAKSLGTMLFFVVIGLVLALQSLWPSNDPAVISGFVLVLLYMKGPLESLIGTLPIISRAQIAFRRIADLAERFSSPEPHLLLSAEPGPAPVLERLELRNVQYRFPAVPGSDPFTLGPVNLSIAPGEILFIVGENGCGKTTLIKLLLGLYTPHQGQVLLNGKAVDAQSLDDYRQHFTTIFADYFLFEDLMKDGRSLPADAGQYLERLEIAHKVSIRDGAFTTTDLSTGQRKRLALVSAWLDERPVLVFDEWAADQDPAFRRVFYTELLPDLKRLGKTIIVISHDDRYFDIADHLVRMQAGKVVSEPSFA, encoded by the coding sequence ATGACCGCAGCATCGCGTAGCGCCACCCGCGAACTCTTGAGCCTGCTCAAGCCCTATCGCCTGGTGGTGTTTTCTTCTATCGTCCTGGGCATCATCGGCGGCCTGGCCGTCACGGCCTTGCTCGCCACCGTCAACCAGGGCCTGCACAATGACGACGGCATGAGCAACGGCATCGTCCTGGCCTTCATTGGCCTGTGCGTGGTGGCCTTGCTCAGCAGCATTGCCGCCGACATCGGCACCAACTACGTCGGCCAGCATGTGATCGCCAGACTGCGCAAGGACCTGGGTGCCAAGGTGCTGTCGGCGCCCATCGAGCAGATTGAACGTTATCGCAGTCATCGCCTGATTCCCGTGCTGACCCACGACGTCGATACCATCAGCGATTTCGCCTTCTCCTTTGCCCCCCTGGCCATTTCCCTGACCGTAGTGGTCGGCTGTCTGGGTTATCTGGCCAGCCTGTCACTGCCCATTTTTGCTCTGACCCTGGTCGCCATCGGCCTTGGCTCGGCCATCCAGTACGTCGCCCAGAGCAAGGGCCGCCGCGGCTTCAACGCCGCGCGCGAAGCCGAGGACGATCTGCAGAAACACTACCAGGCCATTGCCGAAGGCGCCAAGGAACTGCGCATTCACCGCCCGCGCCGACAGGCCATGCTTAAACGCAACATTGAGGGCACCGCCGACCACATCCGTGACACCCATGTGCGCTCGATCAACATCTTCGTGATCGCCAAGAGTTTGGGCACGATGCTGTTTTTCGTGGTCATCGGTCTGGTTCTGGCGCTGCAATCACTGTGGCCCAGCAACGACCCGGCGGTGATCAGCGGCTTCGTGCTGGTGCTGCTGTACATGAAAGGTCCGCTGGAAAGTCTGATTGGTACATTGCCGATCATCAGCCGCGCACAAATCGCCTTTCGCCGTATCGCTGATCTTGCCGAGCGCTTCTCCTCGCCTGAGCCGCACTTGCTGCTCAGCGCCGAGCCGGGCCCGGCGCCGGTACTCGAACGCCTGGAGCTGCGCAACGTGCAGTACCGTTTTCCGGCGGTACCCGGCAGCGACCCGTTCACCCTGGGGCCCGTCAACCTGAGTATCGCACCGGGCGAGATCCTGTTTATCGTCGGTGAAAACGGCTGCGGCAAAACCACCCTGATCAAACTGCTGCTGGGCCTCTACACGCCGCACCAGGGCCAGGTGCTGCTCAACGGCAAGGCCGTCGATGCGCAAAGCCTGGACGACTACCGTCAGCATTTCACCACGATTTTCGCCGACTACTTCCTCTTCGAGGATTTGATGAAAGACGGCCGCAGCTTGCCTGCCGATGCTGGGCAATACCTGGAGCGCCTGGAGATTGCGCACAAAGTCAGCATACGTGACGGCGCCTTCACCACCACCGACCTGTCCACCGGCCAGCGCAAGCGCCTGGCCCTGGTCAGCGCCTGGCTGGACGAACGCCCGGTACTGGTGTTCGATGAATGGGCAGCCGACCAAGACCCGGCCTTCCGCCGCGTGTTCTACACCGAGCTGCTGCCGGACCTCAAACGCCTGGGCAAGACCATCATCGTCATCTCCCACGACGATCGCTATTTCGACATCGCCGACCACCTGGTGCGCATGCAGGCCGGCAAGGTCGTCAGCGAGCCCAGCTTCGCCTGA